A genomic segment from Gadus morhua chromosome 4, gadMor3.0, whole genome shotgun sequence encodes:
- the LOC115541605 gene encoding R3H domain-containing protein 1 isoform X1: MKMSNSVTLETTAKACIVVDVGSDITSSHSGPTKGLAATLTSLAIEEVGEGKEDPKMMMMKMDGGPAPHHRPAASQPRGLPPGEEEGRGAEDRGCRNSTEKEVKSPRKTLSRDSSQDYTDSTGIDLHEFLVNTLTNNPRDRITLLKLEQDLLDFIRNNESQRRKFPPMTSYHRMLLHRVAAYFGLEHNVDPSGKSVVVNKTTSTRIPEQKLCDYIQDEVRSDEGFSGRHVLKRDHRSFDDASQVRMRLKSDMRSKSMEEREEEYQRARDWIYEGDHLIFSSRSQEKETGKSSQQRRQLFSRQQSGCSGAGCQSSSEMEASRPSDRPPWSSSDSSESSQRPPPPPPSGGPPAPPAWVGAGVTRPSGLSGCVPGTVMVHGDSTASSKSTGRLSQTGSDSSSSVVSCSLSRPLVAQPPTRAHPTCVCPSQRHGNARGPKSNPVEGVALASFYVLPFESAAAGMMPASILVNVHTGQPILVPDDSVTMHGAPGPASTTGRGQQPLRHPPAQPIHLVTQQQPPIQLHTQADALSAHFGHMILMMRQPPEGGGVVGMVQSPQDSHHCQPPLPYHLYHQAQHPHTLRNTSHPLASYLVAGALPGAPPSPTQNAASLYHHHHQQNHQQPYPCPSTPGPGGFQAVMSQSVLQQHSYIQPPVQQVNSYYCASTHYAQPTNQQQPYQAPPNTPLTAYSCPQHQAYNTSASLPSAAPGYQSASAAGLQPISSQQSSVENQMQGVMVHYPAMPTYQQMPMSHTPQAVPQHSYGPQQQPLMISCQLTQGGVAMQPCYGLLPPGQQHTTMSSTVSFLPVQVVEPLQYQPPPTTSLPQHCTGVYPGPPGDTGMVVMQLPAQPPPYQPPPRAPSPYQRKPPGYKLHGVDQQLPRRSSEGLQPPDNPQSSVRLGSRTWTLSALLGHPGAIQGPHLALPTMPFKAHLHPQHLPHQHPLPTAFYPGGQGEACCPLVAMPLHNKPLLQPPLLHIAPVGTIHQKGRHPHHRHPTSPKGPWGLGRGRLLERFSSLRISAEMWTVDNP; the protein is encoded by the exons GATGGGGGTCCAGCCCCACACCACCGCCCCGCAGCTTCTCAACCGAGAGGCCTGCccccgggggaggaggagggaagaggagcagaggaccGGGGCTGTAGAAACTCCAcggagaaggaggtgaagagTCCCAGGAAGACGTTATCAAGAG aCTCCAGCCAGGACTACACCGATTCCACAGGCATCGACCTCCATGAGTTTCTTGTCAATACGCTGACGAACAACCCCAG GGACCGTATCACCCTGCTGAAGCTGGAGCAAGATCTGCTGGACTTCATCCGTAATAACGA AAGCCAGAGAAGGAAGTTCCCCCCGATGACCTCGTACCACCGCATGCTCCTGCACCGCGTGGCCGCCTACTTCGGCCTGGAACACAACGTGGACCCAAGCGGCAAGTCGGTGGTTGTCAACAAGACAACCAGCACCCGAAT ACCCGAGCAGAAGTTATGTGACTACATCCAGGATGAGGTGCGTTCGGACGAGGGTTTCTCAGGACGTCACGTCCTCAAGAGGGACCACCGCAGCTTCGATGACGCCTCG CAGGTCCGGATGCGTCTGAAATCAGACATGAGGAGTAAATCGATGGAGGAGCGAGAAGAGGAGTACCAACGGGCCCGCGACTGGATAtacgag gGGGATCATTTGATTTTCAGTTCAAG gAGCCAGGAGAAAGAGACTGGCAAGAGCAGCCAGCAGCGACGCCAGCTCTTCAG caggCAGCAGTCGGGTTGTTCCGGCGCCGGTTGCCAGAGCAGCTCTGAGATGGAGGCGTCGCGGCCCAGCGACCGGCCCCCCTGGAGTAGCTCCGACAGCTCCGAAAGCTCCCAgcggccccctcctcctcccccgtcagGAGGACCACCTGCACCGCCGGCCTGGGTTGGCGCCGGGGTCACCAGGCCCAGCGGCCTCAGTGGCTGTGTGCCTGGAACCGTTATGGTGCATGGAGACAGCACCGCGAGCAGCAAGAGCACTGGAAGACTGTCACAGACGG gGTCCGACTCCTCCAGCAGTGTGGTCTCCTGCTCTCTGTCGCGGCCCCTCGTGGCCCAGCCCCCTACAAGAGCCCATCCCACCTGCGTCTGCCCCTCCCAACGCCATGGCAACGCCAGGGGCCCCAAGAGCAACCCTGTGGAGGGCGTGGCTCTGGCCAGCTTCTACGTGCTGCCGTTTGAGAGTGCGGCGGCGGGGATGATGCCGGCCAGCATTCTGGTCAATGTGCACACAG GCCAACCCATCCTGGTCCCAGACGACAGCGTGACCATGCACGGTGCCCCGGGCCCCGCGTCCACCACGGGACGGGGCCAACAGCCACTTAGGCACCCCCCCGCCCAGCCCATCCACCTGGTGACCCAGCAACAGCCGCCAATTCAGCTGCACACCCAG GCCGACGCCCTCAGCGCACACTTCGGTCACATGATCCTCATGATGCGTCAACCTCCtgaaggtggtggtgtggtCGGCATGGTCCAGTCTCCCCAGGACTCCCACCACTGTCAGCCCCCTCTCCCCTACCACCTCTACCATCAAGCCCAGCATCCCCACACCCTCAGGAACACCAGCCATCCGCTGGCCAGCTATCTGGTGGCCGGGGCCCTCCCAGGGGCCCCCCCATCGCCAACCCAGAACGCTGCCtccctctaccaccaccaccaccagcagaacCACCAGCAGCCCTACCCTTGCCCCAGcacaccagggcctgggggGTTCCAGGCGGTGATGAGCCAGTCTGTCCTCCAGCAGCACTCCTACATCCAGCCCCCGGTCCAACAG GTGAACTCTTACTACTGCGCCTCAACGCACTACGCCCAGCCGACCAATCAGCAGCAGCCATACCAAgcaccccccaacacccccctcaCCGCCTACAGCTGCCCCCAgcaccaag CTTACAACACCTCCGCCAGTCTGCCCAGCGCAGCCCCCGGGTACCAGTCTGCCTCCGCCGCCGgcctgcagccaatcagcagccagcAGAGCAGCGTGGAGAACCAGATGCAGGGTGTGATGGTCCACTACCCCGCCATGCCGACCTATCAG cagATGCCCATGTCGCACACCCCCCAGGCTgtcccccagcactcctacggCCCTCAGCAGCAGCCGCTGATGATTTCCTGTCAGCTGACCCAGGGGGGTGTGGCCATGCAGCCCTGCtacgggctcctcccacctggCCAGCAACACACCACCATGAG ctcCACAGTGAGTTTCCTGCCTGTCCAGGTGGTGGAGCCGTTGCAGTACcagccccctcccaccaccagccTCCCCCAACACTGCACAg GCGTCTATCCAGGGCCTCCCGGGGACACCGGGATGGTGGTAATGCAGCTGCCAGCTCAACCCCCACCGTACCAGCCCCCGCCACgggccccctccccctaccaGAGGAAACCGCCCGGCTACAAGCTCCACGGCGTCGACCAACAGCTCCCCCGCAGGTCCTCTGAGGGACTGCAGCCACCGGACAACCCCCAG AGTAGTGTCCGACTGGGCAGTCGAACCTGGACTCTGTCTGCGTTGCTAGGCCACCCGGGGGCCATCCAGGGGCCCCACTTGGCCCTTCCTACTATGCCTTTCAaggcccacctccacccccagcaccTCCCTCACCAGCACCCCCTCCCTACAGCCTTCTACCCCGGTGGACAAG GTGAAGCCTGTTGCCCTCTAGTGGCGATGCCTCTACACAACAAGCCCTTGCTCCAACCCCCCCTACTCCACATAGCCCCTGTGGGTACCATCCATCAG AAGGGACGCCatccccaccaccgccaccccacctcccccaagGGCCCCTGGGGACTTGGCAGAGGACGCCTGCTGGAAAGGTTCTCCTCTCTGCGGATCTCAGC
- the LOC115541605 gene encoding R3H domain-containing protein 1 isoform X2: MKMSNSVTLETTAKACIVVDVGSDITSSHSGPTKGLAATLTSLAIEEVGEGKEDPKMMMMKMDGGPAPHHRPAASQPRGLPPGEEEGRGAEDRGCRNSTEKEVKSPRKTLSRDSSQDYTDSTGIDLHEFLVNTLTNNPRDRITLLKLEQDLLDFIRNNESQRRKFPPMTSYHRMLLHRVAAYFGLEHNVDPSGKSVVVNKTTSTRIPEQKLCDYIQDEVRSDEGFSGRHVLKRDHRSFDDASQVRMRLKSDMRSKSMEEREEEYQRARDWIYEGDHLIFSSRSQEKETGKSSQQRRQLFSRQQSGCSGAGCQSSSEMEASRPSDRPPWSSSDSSESSQRPPPPPPSGGPPAPPAWVGAGVTRPSGLSGCVPGTVMVHGDSTASSKSTGRLSQTGSDSSSSVVSCSLSRPLVAQPPTRAHPTCVCPSQRHGNARGPKSNPVEGVALASFYVLPFESAAAGMMPASILVNVHTGQPILVPDDSVTMHGAPGPASTTGRGQQPLRHPPAQPIHLVTQQQPPIQLHTQADALSAHFGHMILMMRQPPEGGGVVGMVQSPQDSHHCQPPLPYHLYHQAQHPHTLRNTSHPLASYLVAGALPGAPPSPTQNAASLYHHHHQQNHQQPYPCPSTPGPGGFQAVMSQSVLQQHSYIQPPVQQVNSYYCASTHYAQPTNQQQPYQAPPNTPLTAYSCPQHQAYNTSASLPSAAPGYQSASAAGLQPISSQQSSVENQMQGVMVHYPAMPTYQMPMSHTPQAVPQHSYGPQQQPLMISCQLTQGGVAMQPCYGLLPPGQQHTTMSSTVSFLPVQVVEPLQYQPPPTTSLPQHCTGVYPGPPGDTGMVVMQLPAQPPPYQPPPRAPSPYQRKPPGYKLHGVDQQLPRRSSEGLQPPDNPQSSVRLGSRTWTLSALLGHPGAIQGPHLALPTMPFKAHLHPQHLPHQHPLPTAFYPGGQGEACCPLVAMPLHNKPLLQPPLLHIAPVGTIHQKGRHPHHRHPTSPKGPWGLGRGRLLERFSSLRISAEMWTVDNP, translated from the exons GATGGGGGTCCAGCCCCACACCACCGCCCCGCAGCTTCTCAACCGAGAGGCCTGCccccgggggaggaggagggaagaggagcagaggaccGGGGCTGTAGAAACTCCAcggagaaggaggtgaagagTCCCAGGAAGACGTTATCAAGAG aCTCCAGCCAGGACTACACCGATTCCACAGGCATCGACCTCCATGAGTTTCTTGTCAATACGCTGACGAACAACCCCAG GGACCGTATCACCCTGCTGAAGCTGGAGCAAGATCTGCTGGACTTCATCCGTAATAACGA AAGCCAGAGAAGGAAGTTCCCCCCGATGACCTCGTACCACCGCATGCTCCTGCACCGCGTGGCCGCCTACTTCGGCCTGGAACACAACGTGGACCCAAGCGGCAAGTCGGTGGTTGTCAACAAGACAACCAGCACCCGAAT ACCCGAGCAGAAGTTATGTGACTACATCCAGGATGAGGTGCGTTCGGACGAGGGTTTCTCAGGACGTCACGTCCTCAAGAGGGACCACCGCAGCTTCGATGACGCCTCG CAGGTCCGGATGCGTCTGAAATCAGACATGAGGAGTAAATCGATGGAGGAGCGAGAAGAGGAGTACCAACGGGCCCGCGACTGGATAtacgag gGGGATCATTTGATTTTCAGTTCAAG gAGCCAGGAGAAAGAGACTGGCAAGAGCAGCCAGCAGCGACGCCAGCTCTTCAG caggCAGCAGTCGGGTTGTTCCGGCGCCGGTTGCCAGAGCAGCTCTGAGATGGAGGCGTCGCGGCCCAGCGACCGGCCCCCCTGGAGTAGCTCCGACAGCTCCGAAAGCTCCCAgcggccccctcctcctcccccgtcagGAGGACCACCTGCACCGCCGGCCTGGGTTGGCGCCGGGGTCACCAGGCCCAGCGGCCTCAGTGGCTGTGTGCCTGGAACCGTTATGGTGCATGGAGACAGCACCGCGAGCAGCAAGAGCACTGGAAGACTGTCACAGACGG gGTCCGACTCCTCCAGCAGTGTGGTCTCCTGCTCTCTGTCGCGGCCCCTCGTGGCCCAGCCCCCTACAAGAGCCCATCCCACCTGCGTCTGCCCCTCCCAACGCCATGGCAACGCCAGGGGCCCCAAGAGCAACCCTGTGGAGGGCGTGGCTCTGGCCAGCTTCTACGTGCTGCCGTTTGAGAGTGCGGCGGCGGGGATGATGCCGGCCAGCATTCTGGTCAATGTGCACACAG GCCAACCCATCCTGGTCCCAGACGACAGCGTGACCATGCACGGTGCCCCGGGCCCCGCGTCCACCACGGGACGGGGCCAACAGCCACTTAGGCACCCCCCCGCCCAGCCCATCCACCTGGTGACCCAGCAACAGCCGCCAATTCAGCTGCACACCCAG GCCGACGCCCTCAGCGCACACTTCGGTCACATGATCCTCATGATGCGTCAACCTCCtgaaggtggtggtgtggtCGGCATGGTCCAGTCTCCCCAGGACTCCCACCACTGTCAGCCCCCTCTCCCCTACCACCTCTACCATCAAGCCCAGCATCCCCACACCCTCAGGAACACCAGCCATCCGCTGGCCAGCTATCTGGTGGCCGGGGCCCTCCCAGGGGCCCCCCCATCGCCAACCCAGAACGCTGCCtccctctaccaccaccaccaccagcagaacCACCAGCAGCCCTACCCTTGCCCCAGcacaccagggcctgggggGTTCCAGGCGGTGATGAGCCAGTCTGTCCTCCAGCAGCACTCCTACATCCAGCCCCCGGTCCAACAG GTGAACTCTTACTACTGCGCCTCAACGCACTACGCCCAGCCGACCAATCAGCAGCAGCCATACCAAgcaccccccaacacccccctcaCCGCCTACAGCTGCCCCCAgcaccaag CTTACAACACCTCCGCCAGTCTGCCCAGCGCAGCCCCCGGGTACCAGTCTGCCTCCGCCGCCGgcctgcagccaatcagcagccagcAGAGCAGCGTGGAGAACCAGATGCAGGGTGTGATGGTCCACTACCCCGCCATGCCGACCTATCAG ATGCCCATGTCGCACACCCCCCAGGCTgtcccccagcactcctacggCCCTCAGCAGCAGCCGCTGATGATTTCCTGTCAGCTGACCCAGGGGGGTGTGGCCATGCAGCCCTGCtacgggctcctcccacctggCCAGCAACACACCACCATGAG ctcCACAGTGAGTTTCCTGCCTGTCCAGGTGGTGGAGCCGTTGCAGTACcagccccctcccaccaccagccTCCCCCAACACTGCACAg GCGTCTATCCAGGGCCTCCCGGGGACACCGGGATGGTGGTAATGCAGCTGCCAGCTCAACCCCCACCGTACCAGCCCCCGCCACgggccccctccccctaccaGAGGAAACCGCCCGGCTACAAGCTCCACGGCGTCGACCAACAGCTCCCCCGCAGGTCCTCTGAGGGACTGCAGCCACCGGACAACCCCCAG AGTAGTGTCCGACTGGGCAGTCGAACCTGGACTCTGTCTGCGTTGCTAGGCCACCCGGGGGCCATCCAGGGGCCCCACTTGGCCCTTCCTACTATGCCTTTCAaggcccacctccacccccagcaccTCCCTCACCAGCACCCCCTCCCTACAGCCTTCTACCCCGGTGGACAAG GTGAAGCCTGTTGCCCTCTAGTGGCGATGCCTCTACACAACAAGCCCTTGCTCCAACCCCCCCTACTCCACATAGCCCCTGTGGGTACCATCCATCAG AAGGGACGCCatccccaccaccgccaccccacctcccccaagGGCCCCTGGGGACTTGGCAGAGGACGCCTGCTGGAAAGGTTCTCCTCTCTGCGGATCTCAGC
- the LOC115541605 gene encoding R3H domain-containing protein 1 isoform X3, with product MKMSNSVTLETTAKACIVVDVGSDITSSHSGPTKGLAATLTSLAIEEVGEGKEDPKMMMMKMDGGPAPHHRPAASQPRGLPPGEEEGRGAEDRGCRNSTEKEVKSPRKTLSRDSSQDYTDSTGIDLHEFLVNTLTNNPRDRITLLKLEQDLLDFIRNNESQRRKFPPMTSYHRMLLHRVAAYFGLEHNVDPSGKSVVVNKTTSTRIPEQKLCDYIQDEVRSDEGFSGRHVLKRDHRSFDDASQVRMRLKSDMRSKSMEEREEEYQRARDWIYEGDHLIFSSRSQEKETGKSSQQRRQLFRQQSGCSGAGCQSSSEMEASRPSDRPPWSSSDSSESSQRPPPPPPSGGPPAPPAWVGAGVTRPSGLSGCVPGTVMVHGDSTASSKSTGRLSQTGSDSSSSVVSCSLSRPLVAQPPTRAHPTCVCPSQRHGNARGPKSNPVEGVALASFYVLPFESAAAGMMPASILVNVHTGQPILVPDDSVTMHGAPGPASTTGRGQQPLRHPPAQPIHLVTQQQPPIQLHTQADALSAHFGHMILMMRQPPEGGGVVGMVQSPQDSHHCQPPLPYHLYHQAQHPHTLRNTSHPLASYLVAGALPGAPPSPTQNAASLYHHHHQQNHQQPYPCPSTPGPGGFQAVMSQSVLQQHSYIQPPVQQVNSYYCASTHYAQPTNQQQPYQAPPNTPLTAYSCPQHQAYNTSASLPSAAPGYQSASAAGLQPISSQQSSVENQMQGVMVHYPAMPTYQQMPMSHTPQAVPQHSYGPQQQPLMISCQLTQGGVAMQPCYGLLPPGQQHTTMSSTVSFLPVQVVEPLQYQPPPTTSLPQHCTGVYPGPPGDTGMVVMQLPAQPPPYQPPPRAPSPYQRKPPGYKLHGVDQQLPRRSSEGLQPPDNPQSSVRLGSRTWTLSALLGHPGAIQGPHLALPTMPFKAHLHPQHLPHQHPLPTAFYPGGQGEACCPLVAMPLHNKPLLQPPLLHIAPVGTIHQKGRHPHHRHPTSPKGPWGLGRGRLLERFSSLRISAEMWTVDNP from the exons GATGGGGGTCCAGCCCCACACCACCGCCCCGCAGCTTCTCAACCGAGAGGCCTGCccccgggggaggaggagggaagaggagcagaggaccGGGGCTGTAGAAACTCCAcggagaaggaggtgaagagTCCCAGGAAGACGTTATCAAGAG aCTCCAGCCAGGACTACACCGATTCCACAGGCATCGACCTCCATGAGTTTCTTGTCAATACGCTGACGAACAACCCCAG GGACCGTATCACCCTGCTGAAGCTGGAGCAAGATCTGCTGGACTTCATCCGTAATAACGA AAGCCAGAGAAGGAAGTTCCCCCCGATGACCTCGTACCACCGCATGCTCCTGCACCGCGTGGCCGCCTACTTCGGCCTGGAACACAACGTGGACCCAAGCGGCAAGTCGGTGGTTGTCAACAAGACAACCAGCACCCGAAT ACCCGAGCAGAAGTTATGTGACTACATCCAGGATGAGGTGCGTTCGGACGAGGGTTTCTCAGGACGTCACGTCCTCAAGAGGGACCACCGCAGCTTCGATGACGCCTCG CAGGTCCGGATGCGTCTGAAATCAGACATGAGGAGTAAATCGATGGAGGAGCGAGAAGAGGAGTACCAACGGGCCCGCGACTGGATAtacgag gGGGATCATTTGATTTTCAGTTCAAG gAGCCAGGAGAAAGAGACTGGCAAGAGCAGCCAGCAGCGACGCCAGCTCTTCAG gCAGCAGTCGGGTTGTTCCGGCGCCGGTTGCCAGAGCAGCTCTGAGATGGAGGCGTCGCGGCCCAGCGACCGGCCCCCCTGGAGTAGCTCCGACAGCTCCGAAAGCTCCCAgcggccccctcctcctcccccgtcagGAGGACCACCTGCACCGCCGGCCTGGGTTGGCGCCGGGGTCACCAGGCCCAGCGGCCTCAGTGGCTGTGTGCCTGGAACCGTTATGGTGCATGGAGACAGCACCGCGAGCAGCAAGAGCACTGGAAGACTGTCACAGACGG gGTCCGACTCCTCCAGCAGTGTGGTCTCCTGCTCTCTGTCGCGGCCCCTCGTGGCCCAGCCCCCTACAAGAGCCCATCCCACCTGCGTCTGCCCCTCCCAACGCCATGGCAACGCCAGGGGCCCCAAGAGCAACCCTGTGGAGGGCGTGGCTCTGGCCAGCTTCTACGTGCTGCCGTTTGAGAGTGCGGCGGCGGGGATGATGCCGGCCAGCATTCTGGTCAATGTGCACACAG GCCAACCCATCCTGGTCCCAGACGACAGCGTGACCATGCACGGTGCCCCGGGCCCCGCGTCCACCACGGGACGGGGCCAACAGCCACTTAGGCACCCCCCCGCCCAGCCCATCCACCTGGTGACCCAGCAACAGCCGCCAATTCAGCTGCACACCCAG GCCGACGCCCTCAGCGCACACTTCGGTCACATGATCCTCATGATGCGTCAACCTCCtgaaggtggtggtgtggtCGGCATGGTCCAGTCTCCCCAGGACTCCCACCACTGTCAGCCCCCTCTCCCCTACCACCTCTACCATCAAGCCCAGCATCCCCACACCCTCAGGAACACCAGCCATCCGCTGGCCAGCTATCTGGTGGCCGGGGCCCTCCCAGGGGCCCCCCCATCGCCAACCCAGAACGCTGCCtccctctaccaccaccaccaccagcagaacCACCAGCAGCCCTACCCTTGCCCCAGcacaccagggcctgggggGTTCCAGGCGGTGATGAGCCAGTCTGTCCTCCAGCAGCACTCCTACATCCAGCCCCCGGTCCAACAG GTGAACTCTTACTACTGCGCCTCAACGCACTACGCCCAGCCGACCAATCAGCAGCAGCCATACCAAgcaccccccaacacccccctcaCCGCCTACAGCTGCCCCCAgcaccaag CTTACAACACCTCCGCCAGTCTGCCCAGCGCAGCCCCCGGGTACCAGTCTGCCTCCGCCGCCGgcctgcagccaatcagcagccagcAGAGCAGCGTGGAGAACCAGATGCAGGGTGTGATGGTCCACTACCCCGCCATGCCGACCTATCAG cagATGCCCATGTCGCACACCCCCCAGGCTgtcccccagcactcctacggCCCTCAGCAGCAGCCGCTGATGATTTCCTGTCAGCTGACCCAGGGGGGTGTGGCCATGCAGCCCTGCtacgggctcctcccacctggCCAGCAACACACCACCATGAG ctcCACAGTGAGTTTCCTGCCTGTCCAGGTGGTGGAGCCGTTGCAGTACcagccccctcccaccaccagccTCCCCCAACACTGCACAg GCGTCTATCCAGGGCCTCCCGGGGACACCGGGATGGTGGTAATGCAGCTGCCAGCTCAACCCCCACCGTACCAGCCCCCGCCACgggccccctccccctaccaGAGGAAACCGCCCGGCTACAAGCTCCACGGCGTCGACCAACAGCTCCCCCGCAGGTCCTCTGAGGGACTGCAGCCACCGGACAACCCCCAG AGTAGTGTCCGACTGGGCAGTCGAACCTGGACTCTGTCTGCGTTGCTAGGCCACCCGGGGGCCATCCAGGGGCCCCACTTGGCCCTTCCTACTATGCCTTTCAaggcccacctccacccccagcaccTCCCTCACCAGCACCCCCTCCCTACAGCCTTCTACCCCGGTGGACAAG GTGAAGCCTGTTGCCCTCTAGTGGCGATGCCTCTACACAACAAGCCCTTGCTCCAACCCCCCCTACTCCACATAGCCCCTGTGGGTACCATCCATCAG AAGGGACGCCatccccaccaccgccaccccacctcccccaagGGCCCCTGGGGACTTGGCAGAGGACGCCTGCTGGAAAGGTTCTCCTCTCTGCGGATCTCAGC